In Aureibaculum algae, the following are encoded in one genomic region:
- a CDS encoding GDP-L-fucose synthase family protein produces the protein MKKDSKIYIAGHRGMVGSAIWRLLENNGYTNLIARTSSELNLINQQEVKDFFEKEKPEYVILAAAKVGGIVANNTYRADFIYENIQIQNNVIHNSYKYKVKKLLFLGSSCIYPKNAPQPLKEEYLLTSELEYTNEPYAIAKIAGIKMCESYNIQYGTNFISVMPTNLYGRNDNYDLEKSHVLPALIRKMHLGKCLENGDWQAIRSNLTGLPIEGIDGNDTTTEILNILKKYGINHNQVNGSNNVSITLWGSGKPMREFLNADDMASACCYIMEHVNFKDVEPHTNEIKNTHINIGCGVDLSIIELAHKIKNIVGFKGNFDWNTKMPDGTSRKLLDVSKINNLGWKYQTTLDKGIKSIYNNYIS, from the coding sequence ATGAAAAAGGATTCCAAAATATATATTGCTGGTCACAGAGGAATGGTAGGTTCAGCAATTTGGAGGTTGCTAGAAAATAATGGTTATACTAATTTAATAGCTAGAACTTCTTCAGAATTAAATTTAATTAATCAACAAGAGGTTAAAGATTTTTTTGAAAAAGAAAAACCAGAATATGTCATTTTAGCCGCAGCAAAAGTTGGTGGTATAGTTGCTAATAATACCTATAGAGCTGATTTTATTTATGAGAATATTCAAATTCAAAATAATGTAATTCATAATTCTTATAAATATAAAGTCAAAAAGTTACTTTTTTTAGGAAGTTCGTGTATTTATCCAAAAAATGCACCACAACCTTTAAAAGAGGAATATTTATTAACTTCTGAATTAGAATATACAAATGAACCATATGCGATTGCAAAAATTGCTGGAATTAAAATGTGCGAATCTTATAATATTCAATATGGAACCAATTTTATTTCTGTGATGCCGACGAATTTGTACGGTAGAAATGACAATTATGATCTTGAAAAATCACATGTATTACCTGCACTCATTAGGAAAATGCATTTGGGAAAATGTTTAGAAAATGGAGATTGGCAAGCTATTAGAAGTAATCTAACTGGATTACCAATTGAAGGGATTGATGGCAATGATACCACAACGGAAATATTGAATATTTTAAAAAAGTATGGTATTAATCATAATCAAGTAAATGGTTCAAACAATGTAAGTATTACTTTATGGGGTTCAGGCAAACCAATGCGTGAATTTTTGAATGCAGATGATATGGCCAGTGCATGTTGTTACATTATGGAGCATGTTAATTTTAAAGATGTAGAACCTCATACTAATGAAATTAAAAACACCCATATTAATATTGGTTGTGGGGTTGATCTTAGCATAATAGAATTGGCACATAAAATTAAAAATATTGTTGGTTTTAAAGGAAATTTTGACTGGAATACAAAAATGCCTGATGGCACTTCTAGAAAACTTCTTGATGTTTCAAAAATAAACAACTTAGGATGGAAATATCAAACAACTTTAGATAAGGGGATAAAATCGATATATAACAATTATATAAGCTAA
- the asnB gene encoding asparagine synthase (glutamine-hydrolyzing), which produces MCGIAGKIFFDENRTVSLNELKKMSDVIKHRGPDDEGHYYNNNVGLAFRRLSIIDLHTGHQPLSNFEGTLWITFNGEVYNFKENRIALEKKGYKFRTNTDTEVIVNLYQEYGENCVDHLRGMFAFVIWDDHKKQLFGARDRFGIKPFHYYIDNEKFVWGSEVKSIVAAENVKSSLRLESLDYYFAYGYTPRNQSIYNEIQKLEPGCSFMLRPNEKEKLTIKKYWDITYTPDYSKSEAYWKEAMYEELSKAVKMRMISDVPLGAFLSGGVDSSIVVALMALNSKQPIKTFSIGFKEEKYNELKYAQLVAERYKTEHHEFIVEPESIELLPDLVKAYDEPFADSSAIPTYYVSKYTREHVTVALSGDGGDELFAGYSSYDKMISLHRKKYYPKLFFSLLNKMIPDHIYGKGMSYYLSKDKNNINAYFNLWKDYEREDLLLPDIQSRLAKNYSENLKINLIKTSNANFLTRMQQLDMKTYMVDDILTKVDRASMMNSLEARVPLLDHKFAELSFTIPSELKLKAGVKKYILKETFSKILPPEIISHKKQGFAIPLDTWFKGDLKHYANDTLRSSEKLYNYLGKPVVEKILNNHQKGIRDYSQKIWSLLFLDEWLKQNNI; this is translated from the coding sequence ATGTGCGGAATAGCCGGAAAAATATTTTTTGATGAAAACAGAACAGTCTCTTTAAACGAATTAAAGAAAATGTCTGATGTTATAAAACATCGTGGCCCAGATGATGAAGGTCATTATTATAATAATAATGTTGGACTTGCCTTTCGCAGACTAAGTATTATAGACTTACATACTGGTCATCAACCTTTGTCCAATTTTGAGGGTACATTATGGATAACATTTAATGGAGAGGTTTATAATTTCAAGGAAAATCGTATTGCTTTAGAAAAAAAAGGATATAAATTTAGAACCAACACTGATACAGAGGTTATTGTTAACCTTTATCAAGAGTATGGTGAAAATTGTGTTGATCATTTACGAGGGATGTTCGCTTTTGTTATATGGGATGATCATAAAAAGCAGCTTTTCGGTGCTAGGGATCGGTTTGGAATTAAACCCTTTCATTATTATATAGATAATGAAAAATTTGTTTGGGGTTCCGAGGTTAAATCAATTGTGGCTGCTGAAAATGTTAAAAGTAGTTTACGATTAGAATCACTTGACTATTATTTCGCTTATGGTTATACTCCTAGAAATCAATCCATTTACAATGAAATACAAAAATTAGAACCTGGTTGTAGTTTTATGTTAAGACCTAATGAAAAAGAAAAACTTACCATAAAAAAATATTGGGATATTACCTACACACCTGATTATTCTAAATCAGAAGCCTATTGGAAAGAAGCGATGTATGAAGAATTAAGCAAAGCAGTCAAAATGCGTATGATAAGTGATGTGCCTTTGGGAGCTTTTTTAAGTGGTGGTGTTGACTCTAGTATCGTTGTAGCATTAATGGCTTTAAATTCGAAGCAACCGATTAAAACTTTCTCTATTGGCTTTAAGGAAGAAAAATACAATGAATTAAAATATGCTCAGCTTGTTGCCGAAAGATATAAGACGGAGCATCATGAGTTTATAGTTGAGCCAGAATCTATCGAGTTATTACCAGATTTAGTGAAAGCATATGACGAGCCATTCGCTGATAGTTCAGCCATTCCAACATATTATGTGTCAAAATATACCCGAGAACATGTAACCGTGGCTCTTTCTGGAGATGGCGGTGATGAACTATTTGCAGGATATAGTTCATACGATAAGATGATTTCTTTACATAGAAAAAAATATTATCCCAAATTATTTTTCTCATTGCTCAATAAAATGATTCCAGATCATATTTATGGGAAAGGAATGTCCTATTATTTATCTAAAGATAAAAATAATATTAATGCTTATTTTAATTTATGGAAAGATTATGAAAGAGAGGATTTATTACTGCCTGATATTCAGTCGAGATTGGCAAAGAATTATTCCGAAAATCTAAAAATCAATTTAATAAAAACTTCAAATGCCAATTTTTTAACAAGAATGCAGCAATTAGATATGAAAACTTATATGGTTGATGATATTTTAACTAAAGTTGACCGAGCTTCGATGATGAATTCCCTGGAAGCTAGAGTACCACTCTTAGACCATAAATTTGCCGAATTGAGTTTTACCATCCCATCTGAATTAAAATTAAAAGCGGGAGTTAAAAAATATATATTGAAAGAAACCTTTTCTAAAATATTACCACCTGAAATTATTTCACATAAAAAACAAGGCTTTGCAATTCCTTTAGATACTTGGTTTAAAGGGGATTTAAAACATTATGCTAATGACACATTAAGGAGTAGTGAAAAACTGTACAATTATTTAGGGAAACCCGTTGTTGAGAAAATTTTAAACAATCATCAAAAGGGAATTAGAGATTACAGCCAAAAAATTTGGTCTTTATTGTTCTTGGATGAATGGTTAAAACAAAATAATATATAA
- the gmd gene encoding GDP-mannose 4,6-dehydratase, translated as MTKKTALITGVTGQDGAYLSEFLLKKGYQVHGMKRRSSLFNTDRIDHLYQDPHVDNRNFFLHYGDMTDSTNITRLIKEIQPDEIYNLAAMSHVAVSFETPEYTANADGLGTLRILDAVRLLGMEKKTRIYQASTSELYGKVQEVPQSEKTPFYPRSPYAVAKMYAYWITVNYREAYGMYTCNGILFNHESPLRGETFVTRKITRATSRIALGLQDKLYLGNLDAKRDWGHAKDYVRMMWMILQAEKAEDWVIATGVTTPVREFVRMSFSVVGIELEFKGEGVDEKAYVIACNNEKYQIELGKEVLAVDPKYFRPTEVDLLIGDPTKANTKLGWIPEHDLASLVSDMMQSDIKLMQKDQYLKEGGYYTNNYFE; from the coding sequence ATGACAAAAAAAACAGCCCTAATTACGGGAGTAACAGGACAAGATGGTGCTTATTTAAGTGAATTCTTATTAAAAAAAGGATATCAAGTGCATGGTATGAAGAGAAGGTCTTCACTTTTTAATACAGATCGAATAGATCACTTATATCAAGACCCGCATGTGGATAATCGTAATTTTTTTCTACATTATGGGGATATGACGGATAGTACCAATATTACTCGTTTGATTAAAGAAATACAACCAGATGAAATTTACAATTTAGCGGCTATGAGTCATGTAGCGGTTTCTTTTGAAACTCCAGAATATACAGCTAATGCTGATGGATTGGGAACATTACGTATTCTTGATGCTGTACGTTTATTAGGTATGGAAAAGAAAACTAGAATTTACCAGGCTTCTACATCAGAATTGTATGGTAAGGTACAAGAAGTACCACAATCTGAAAAAACGCCATTTTACCCACGTTCTCCCTATGCCGTGGCTAAAATGTATGCCTATTGGATAACTGTTAATTATAGAGAGGCCTATGGGATGTACACGTGTAATGGTATTTTATTCAATCATGAATCTCCATTGAGAGGAGAAACTTTCGTAACACGAAAAATAACAAGGGCAACCTCAAGAATAGCGTTGGGGCTTCAAGATAAATTGTACTTAGGGAATTTAGATGCAAAACGAGATTGGGGTCATGCAAAAGATTATGTACGTATGATGTGGATGATTTTACAAGCTGAAAAAGCAGAAGATTGGGTAATTGCAACAGGAGTTACAACCCCAGTAAGGGAATTTGTACGTATGAGTTTTTCTGTAGTAGGCATAGAGTTAGAGTTCAAAGGAGAAGGAGTTGATGAAAAAGCGTATGTAATTGCTTGCAATAATGAAAAATATCAAATAGAATTAGGTAAAGAAGTATTAGCGGTAGATCCAAAATATTTCCGTCCAACAGAGGTCGATTTGTTAATTGGTGATCCAACAAAAGCAAATACCAAATTAGGATGGATACCTGAACATGATTTAGCTTCTTTAGTAAGTGACATGATGCAATCTGATATAAAATTGATGCAAAAAGATCAATACCTTAAAGAAGGTGGGTATTATACAAACAATTATTTTGAATAG
- a CDS encoding glycosyltransferase family 4 protein, producing MNKNKRILFTGTNGFPFGSAAIQRQIQLAKALLEAGYKVTVINNGGSHSKHITDRENMVAQGNFQGVDYIYCSIIPYRPTNFIFRNVLKKLGSLLEFFTIFYYKFFKNATHIFNNSIHLKKLKYYYFLSRVLKMELIYDYVEIMGSLGNRDKKQLQDIKNNFDTHFLDYTDKIIVISKYLENHVNKINQNKKKIKIPPIIDFSYFDTIDPKYKDVSFFLFCGSAVYMDVIKFIINAFTNSKSLGNDYHLKLVVNGSQEQLNQLHAYITQKECQNNIDILSKLTYIDLISYYKSARALLIPVSNNLQDMARFPFKICEYTASKRPIITSDSGAITEFFNDGKNAFIAKTDNSDSLTDKLNLIIEQPALANTVGLKGHELGVDVFNYKTYAANLKELLTN from the coding sequence TTGAATAAGAATAAAAGAATACTTTTTACAGGAACAAATGGATTTCCTTTTGGGTCTGCCGCTATACAACGTCAGATTCAATTAGCAAAGGCATTATTGGAAGCAGGCTATAAAGTTACTGTAATTAATAATGGCGGGAGCCATTCAAAGCATATTACTGATAGGGAAAATATGGTGGCTCAGGGTAATTTTCAAGGTGTAGATTATATTTATTGTTCTATTATACCATATCGTCCAACTAATTTTATTTTTAGAAATGTTTTAAAAAAATTGGGAAGTTTGTTAGAATTCTTTACGATATTTTATTATAAATTTTTTAAAAATGCTACACATATATTTAATAATTCCATTCATTTAAAAAAATTAAAATACTATTATTTCTTATCCAGAGTTTTAAAAATGGAGTTGATTTATGATTATGTGGAAATTATGGGGTCACTCGGAAATAGAGATAAGAAACAATTACAAGATATTAAAAATAATTTTGACACTCATTTTTTGGATTATACAGACAAAATTATTGTTATTAGTAAGTATTTAGAAAATCATGTAAATAAAATAAACCAAAATAAAAAAAAGATTAAAATTCCACCGATTATTGATTTCTCATATTTCGATACTATTGACCCTAAGTATAAGGATGTCTCGTTTTTTCTTTTTTGTGGTTCAGCTGTATATATGGATGTCATTAAATTTATTATAAATGCATTTACCAATTCGAAATCATTAGGAAACGACTACCATTTAAAATTGGTGGTAAACGGAAGTCAAGAACAATTAAATCAACTACATGCGTATATCACTCAAAAGGAATGTCAAAATAATATAGATATATTATCTAAATTGACCTATATCGATTTAATTTCGTATTATAAATCAGCAAGAGCTCTTTTGATTCCGGTAAGTAATAATTTACAAGATATGGCCAGATTCCCATTCAAAATATGTGAATATACCGCTTCTAAAAGACCTATTATTACTTCAGATTCTGGGGCAATTACAGAGTTTTTTAACGATGGTAAAAATGCTTTTATTGCAAAAACAGATAATAGCGATAGTCTTACCGATAAACTCAACTTAATTATTGAACAACCTGCACTTGCAAATACTGTAGGATTAAAAGGGCATGAATTGGGAGTAGACGTTTTTAATTATAAAACATACGCAGCTAATTTAAAGGAACTACTAACTAACTAA